The following proteins come from a genomic window of Hypanus sabinus isolate sHypSab1 chromosome 9, sHypSab1.hap1, whole genome shotgun sequence:
- the LOC132398980 gene encoding UDP-glucuronosyltransferase 2C1-like has translation MSTKSRAGFQTLLVYFVMFFSARSPSPEAARILAIPTDWSHWIIMKSLLLELVQRGHEVTVLRGSSSLRIEATNEDFTMENIRTSEEQAHAFLTEDKVDDFIFNVYYVEDGFLSSFSAALTLIAVSDVNFGVTFPFIQGLFEDRALMDRLKAGGFDVVLADPFHAAGAMLSHVLDTPLVFFGRWMLSGDIHFNLASSPLSFVPMLHSRLSDRMSLVGRLKNVLVYGMSKLINHFYTYPAYNRLCQLYLNDEITVEELYRKADIVLMKVDFVFEYPRPTMPNLIYIGGIQCGPGRPLPADLQRFMDNSGEDGVVIFSLGSIVGTIPPEAASEVAAGLARLPQRVIWRYIGALSPNLGNNTKILSWFPQNDLLSHPKTRALITHGGENGLYEAIYHGVPVVGIPIFFDQYDNLLRLKTRGAAVMLDLAHIKSDDIFHAVKTVIENPSYAENMKRLSALYRDVPVRPMELAAFWIEYTIRHRGAPHFRAAGNDLPFCQYHLLDVFTIIVVFMGFFFYLVFKLLNVLLVKLCSGSKRKRD, from the coding sequence ATGTCAACGAAAAGCCGAGCGGGTTTTCAGACCCTTCTGGTGTATTTTGTGATGTTTTTTTCCGCAAGGAGTCCCAGCCCAGAAGCTGCCAGGATCCTTGCCATCCCCACAGACTGGAGCCACTGGATCATCATGAAATCCCTGCTCCTGGAACTGGTGCAAAGGGGGCACGAGGTGACGGTGCTGAGGGGCAGCAGTTCGCTACGGATTGAGGCAACGAACGAAGATTTCACCATGGAAAATATCCGTACTTCGGAAGAACAGGCACACGCATTTCTTACCGAAGACAAAGTTGATGATTTTATCTTCAACGTTTACTATGTGGAAGATGGTTTCCTTTCCAGCTTCTCCGCTGCCCTCACCTTGATCGCAGTGTCCGACGTCAATTTTGGAGTGACTTTTCCGTTCATTCAGGGTCTGTTCGAGGATCGCGCTTTGATGGATCGGCTGAAAGCTGGGGGGTTTGACGTCGTTTTGGCCGACCCTTTCCATGCAGCCGGAGCCATGCTGTCCCATGTACTTGACACACCGCTGGTGTTTTTCGGCAGGTGGATGCTATCCGGGGACATCCACTTTAACCTCGCCTCGTCGCCACTTTCCTTTGTTCCCATGTTACATTCACGTTTGAGCGACAGAATGTCGCTTGTGGGCAGATTGAAGAACGTGCTGGTGTACGGAATGTCTAAACTCATAAACCACTTTTACACTTATCCGGCTTACAATCGGCTTTGTCAGCTTTACCTCAATGATGAAATTACCGTGGAAGAACTTTATCGGAAGGCTGATATCGTCTTAATGAAGGTTGATTTTGTTTTTGAGTATCCCCGGCCGACCATGCCAAACCTGATTTACATCGGAGGTATCCAGTGCGGTCCGGGGCGACCGCTCCCTGCTGATCTGCAGCGATTCATGGACAATTCTGGCGAGGATGGCGTGGTGATCTTCTCCTTGGGAAGTATAGTAGGCACTATTCCTCCAGAAGCGGCGAGTGAGGTCGCGGCAGGACTGGCCAGACTCCCTCAGAGGGTCATCTGGCGGTATATTGGAGCGCTATCCCCGAATTTAGGAAACAACACGAAAATCTTGAGCTGGTTTCCACAAAATGACCTGCTGAGTCATCCGAAAACAAGAGCGCTCATCACTCACGGCGGTGAGAATGGGCTTTATGAGGCCATTTATCATGGGGTCCCCGTGGTTGGTATTCCAATTTTTTTTGATCAATATGATAACCTTCTGCGTCTCAAAACCCGAGGAGCAGCGGTCATGTTAGACTTGGCTCACATTAAAAGCGATGATATTTTCCATGCAGTGAAGACAGTCATCGAAAACCCTTCCTATGCAGAGAACATGAAACGATTATCCGCCTTGTACCGGGACGTTCCAGTGCGGCCAATGGAGCTGGCTGCTTTCTGGATTGAATACACAATAAGGCACCGGGGGGCTCCTCATTTTAGAGCCGCGGGTAATGATCTGCCATTCTGTCAGTACCACTTACTGGACGTATTTACCATTATTGTGGTTTTCATGGGGTTTTTCTTTTATCTCGTATTTAAATTACTTAACGTTTTACTTGTCAAATTGTGCTCGGGGAGTAAGAGGAAAAGGGACTAA